In Micropterus dolomieu isolate WLL.071019.BEF.003 ecotype Adirondacks linkage group LG09, ASM2129224v1, whole genome shotgun sequence, the DNA window gttatcacgataaaagcacatcattcgatatcgataattatcacgatatatgtcaaatcattatttcttttaaagtttaaaggctgatttgtgctcctgagtgaaaattgaagaaaccagatggttaattatgtggttaaacttttctttatgttcAGAATGtgacacttgatgccaaacagtggatcgcttcacaagtctgagttagaacatttaaaactattatctttttcaacaaatatgattagttaatcttttttcaggcctcttttttcaacaaaataaatatttttatagaaaaattaggtgcaaatttgtttgtgattcatgtgaattaaagcaaatatttattgacgttatattcaacatttattatattgttattgaggaaaatgatattgcgataattatcattgttttgttttattttccagccctacatacaatacaataataaattgTATTGAATGGTGCATTTATTGCAGAAAGGGATGATTTATAAATGTCAGTTAAAGTGCTATGTCTGATTCATAACAGGTGATGATCCTCAATCCAGATTTCATAAAATTTGTTCACGAAATGTGGCTGGGAAAGAAGGGCTGGTATCCATCCACTGGCTTTCTGACTGTCGCTCTCAGCATGCAAATGTGTGACGAGGTAAGTTCACATTACACATTCTGGCCTCACACATTACACGTTGATACAGTGGGAAAGACAAGGAAGAGGAAGATAATAAATAGGAACAAAAATTGACAGGTAGATCAAGAGCTTTGCcttacagctcagctctcttttcgtcacaacggtgcggtaaagcgagtgcaataccgcccctgctgctccgattctccggccaatctcctgctccagtctcccctcacttgTGAACaagccatcaggaccacatcatccgtaAAAAGCAGCGACGAGTTCCCAAGCCCACCGAACCGCAACCCCTCCTCACCACAACTACGCCttgatatcctgtccatgaatatcacaaacaggattggtgacaaagcgcagccctggcaaaggccaaccctcacctggaaagagtccgacttacttccgagtactcggacacagctctcgctttggatgtacagggactggatagccctgagaaggaCCCCCTCACCCCttactcccgcagcacctcccacagtcaTACGCCtgtacacttatgagcatccttatgtTCGACCATGGTGTTCATTATAGAtaatccatgactagcacagaagtctaacaGCAAACACCCACTCccagcagaactatggagttccctactggagccccatacaAAAAGTCCATTCAGGATCTCCAAGAAGGACGAATACTCTGAACTGTtgtttggtgcatatgcacaaacaacagtcagagtCATTTATATATGACTCTCTATATACTCATTTATAAACCTGtgcgtagaaacctcactaaaagtgtacgtgcgCCCAAAAGCCCTCATTGATATTAATacgtactgactgcatgaagaaaaggaggcaaattctcacagagaagctacaaaacgagatttaactcagtgtgacactgatgttccttttggtgaagctgaagcatgttgtttggtgggtaaaaaacgaACTTTCATGCAACGCTGGTGCACcagaggaaagggggcaccagagctccacccctttataaccgatctgctcgactgacgcactgaagacggcatcaatttaaacaGAATTTGTCTTATTGATATTGATTAATAATTaagattcctgattaaactgtccaacatatttgaggtgttattttgcagaaacagatatctccgtttgtgttttttttattgggcACTTCAGGGACAATCAATCACACGAGTGTatgattatttagaaaggctttaagcctataatacTCAGAGCTAATATTTcgatatattttacacagtagtaggcctattcatttcaaacagtttcatccttctgccatgtaaGTCGCCGTTCatttcatttctcctctttatgtgcgtacgcatggttcagagtttcctgtcaagtttttaaagatcacaacctttgcttgaaAAGTGGCGTATGCatgtttccagccctgttttgtacgtacgcaccgtttataaatgagacccctgttTAGTAGTcggtccatgttttctgttttggggttttgtgtttcctctgtttagccttgtttactcttttgttcatttgcatgttcagtTTAGCTCACTTAGTACCTCTtctgtctcttatcttagttttAGCCCTACAATTTAGTactgtgtcttagttcatgtctttgtatttactcctggttctgtgtttgtattattttggctttgtctgctgtgtgttctgtttaatcctAGTTTcggtctgttttccctgttattgttgtttgttatttatattattctgatctgttccGTCTTATTTTGATATCGTCTGTGTTTAAAGTTTGTAACTTGTGTTCTGTTGTTTGGATTTTACCAGTCTCAGCAATCTGTAAGCCttgttttgccttttgtgtTGGATTAAAATCCCTGAACTTGCTGTCAGCTCTCCAGTTTCTTGTGTTCGGGCTTTCTCCTGCTTTCATTTCTGCACTCATCTGAATCCTGACACTCGCTAAAGATGCCTAACTGGGTCTGCGCTATTATTGGCTGAGGCTGGATCGGGATCAACTGTGCTTGCACTGGCTGACAatctattgttttttgtttgtttatagtgtgtaaatatgtgttctctctactgtagcctgtgtctgattttattattgtatatccacatcatgagcaatgtacaatcctgactCAAATTCCACGTATGTggacacatacctggcaaataaagctgattctgatacaGCGGCAGCTCGACCATATCATGCAGATAGAACCGAATAAAAGAACATAGTGGAGCCCGTGATGCTGCTGTACATGTCTTACACAGCCATCCCTCTGAGTAATGCTGTGGAGGAGGATATAGCCGTTGTAGAGAGGGCACAAATACCAGGATGTCCAACTGTCTGCATATGCCTGTTATAGCTTCACACAGCCAGTGGGCCAAACACTGCTTTGTCAGAGGCTTTCCTTAAGAATGCTCAGTGTTGCAACACATGACACTAAATTACACAATGAAATGTAACTTGCATAAatatctaacaatatgtaatataaaaattatGAAGCATTCATACAAAATagtacattaaaaaacacttttaatggCAACAATACTTTGAGATAAATCCAGCTGAGATTCATGGTCTCATTATGGTTTTCCCAGGTCAATGTTTTTGGGTTTGGAGCAGACAGTGATGGAAACTGGAGCCATTACTTTGAAAAACTCTCTGACAAAAAGCTGGGAACTGGAGGTCATCCTGGAATGAAAGAATATGAAGTTATTCTGCAACTACACAGGCAGCAGAGAATTGTTCTTTTTAAAGGATGGTAatatttgtttatctttttctgtttgtgtctctgtctgtcaatTGCATTAACATAAGCACATGTACGTAAGCTTTTACAGAACACTGGAAAAACTCAACCGTAATTGATTTGGCCTTTTAGCAGTTATTTAGCGTGTCTGATGGGTCTTGCCAGGCTTATTATTAGTGAGATCGCTGATTCAACACTATTGTTCTTTGAATCTTAATTATTACTAATTAATAATTTGTACTATTTACTTCTGCATACTTTCAGCTCCAAAGCTGTATTCAGGTTGTTAATATCTTTtcacattatttaattttcacGGTCTAAATtttgtgtgtaatttttttgtGCTTTCTGGCAATTTTCTGAGTTTAGTAGAGTCCCGATACAGCAGTTGCAGTTGGGCTAAAGGCTATAAATCAGATCCTTTTTTAAGTGTTATGTCTTACACTCAGTCTGCATTCTCCTCAGTTATGTATAGGCATAGTGTGCTATCTGTTTAGGGCTAAAAAGGTTAGTTTTGCCCAATAATCTTTAATAAtaattctttttatttcatcatAATTAGGTTAGGTCTAACTTTTCTGTCTAAGTTCCTATGTTTTCCCTATTAGTGACCATTTAGCCAGCAATAAATTTAACTAAATTTCAGTATGTGGTCTGACAGTTATAATTCTAGGGGAGAATACATAATTTGTTTTATCAAGCCTGTATGTTTTTACTACTTATtatgttgtttgtattttctgttaaaatgttaaataaatttcTCATTGTTTcttgagtgtatatatatatattcagatATTTACTTACCTTTAACATAAAgaaatatagtattatatattataagaAATCCAAACTGCGCAAGGTCGGGGCTCTAGAAGAACAACATCACCATGGGTGTTTAATTTGAGAGTGTTAGTGTGCTTGCTGGGTGGTACATTCAATCActgatgaataaatgaattggcccaacttattttttttttgttttttttgtactgcAGCCCTGGATAGGTGCGACTCACCCCTcacaacaacacattctcacgcctgactcgtcacatatggacgcttggtcaagtcGCTTTTTAACTCCCTGGGTACCCCTGACNNNNNNNNNNNNNNNNNNNNGTTATGTCTTACACTCAGTCTGCATTCTCCTCAGTTATGTATAGGCATAGTGTGCTATCTGTTTAGGGCTAAAAAGGTTAGTTTTGCCCAATAATCTTGAATAAtaattctttttatttcatcatAATTAGGTTGGGTCTAACTTTTCTGTCTAAGTTCCTATGTTTTCCCTATTAGTGACCATTTAGCCAGCAATAAATTTAACTAAATTTCAGTATGTGGTCTGACAGTTATAATTCTAGGGGAGAATACATAATTTGTTTTATCAAGCCTGTATGTTTTTACTACTTATtatgttgtttgtattttctgttaaaatgttaaataaatttcTCATTGTTTcttgagtgtatatatatattcagaTATTTACTTACCTTTAACATAAAGAAATATAGtattatacagtgggtacggaaagtattcagacccctttaaatttttcactctttgtttcattgcagccattttccaaaaatcaaaaaagttcattttatttctcagtaatgtacactcagcaccccatcttgacagaaaaaaacagaaatgtagaaatttttgcaaatttattaaaaaagaaaaactgaaatatcacatggtcataagtattcagaccctttgccgtgacactcatatttaactcaggtgctgtctatttcttctgatcatccttgagatggttctacaccttcatttgagtccagctgtgtttgattatactgattggacttgNNNNNNNNNNNNNNNNNNNNtttttcttttttaataaatttgcaaaaatttctacatttctgtttttttctgtcaagatggggtgctgagtgtacattactgagaaataaaatgaacttttttgatttttggaaaatggctgcaatgaaacaaagagtgaaaaatttaaaggggtctgaatactttccgtacccactgtatattataaGAAATCCAAACTGCGCAAGGTCGGGGCTCTAGAAGAACAACATCACCATGGGTGTTTAATTTGAGAGTGTTAGTGTGCTTGCTGGGTGGTACATTCAATCActgatgaataaatgaattggcccaacttattttttttttgttttttttgtactgcAGCCCTGGATAGGTGCGACTCACCCCTcacaacaacacattctcacgcctgactcgtcacatatggacgcttggtcaagtcGCTTTTTAACTCCCTGGGTACCCCTGACTTTTAGACGTTTAAGGCTCCgctatttgttgttgctaagcaatgttttgtggtgttagtggactgcattcgTTAGCTGTGGTGCTCAGGAACGCTCACAGGGCTACGTCCCGACCCAGTGCCTTCATagtaaaagcagaatagtggctgttccaagcaacagaaaacaggcgtgtgcttgatttctaagtgaggctacagcccattgacaataaggcagtgaaaatttgatttattaataagtgatttcattgaaaaaccaCATATAGATctctgccaggcttttaaccagaacaaagaaatatgaccacattactcctattttagcttcattacactggctcccagtatgttttagaatagactttaaaattctattgatcacttttaaagctct includes these proteins:
- the LOC123976171 gene encoding beta-galactoside alpha-2,6-sialyltransferase 2-like isoform X6 yields the protein MVNFSPYVQGEEVRKRSRGCINREMRKTLHGSKCNFTFYESTVDKLFQIFPPNAAVEESSPNRCRTCAVVGNSANLKGSKYGPLIDFHDIVIRINRGRTQGYEADVGNKTTHHVMYPESATYLKDTTHLVFFPFKISDFDWLLKKFTIGAVNPKKIANKDLVMILNPDFIKFVHEMWLGKKGWYPSTGFLTVALSMQMCDEVDQELCLTAQLSFRHNGAVKRVQYRPCCSDSPANLLLQSPLTCEQAIRTTSSVKSSDEFPSPPNRNPSSPQLRLDILSMNITNRIGDKAQPWQRPTLTWKESDLLPSTRTQLSLWMYRDWIALRRTPSPLTPAAPPTVIRLYTYEHPYVRPWCSL